From Faecalicatena sp. Marseille-Q4148:
GTTTCCTAAGGGTTTTAACGCTGTTTCCTATGTGGCAATGGTTATTTTGACACTCATAAGCAGTTGGATCATGGTATCTGTTTCCATCCGTAAGCCGGTAAAAATTGCGGCAGGGATTTCCCCGATTGAAGCCGTCCGTTTTACCCCAGCGCAAAAGAATATCCGCAGCCGTAAAAAGAACATCAAGCTCAATCCTGTTTCAATGGGAATTGCAAATTTTAAGCGCGACCGAAAAAAGACCGTTGCTATTGTAGCCTCATTGAGTTTGGGCGGAATTATCCTGCTTGTGGTATCCTCCATTGTTTTGCTGCGCTCCCCAGAGGCACTTGCAAGACGATTTTTCCCGGATGGCGACTATAAGATTTATTTGGATTCAAAATTGCCAGAACAAGAAGTTATGGCAGCGGGAAATCCGCTGAATAAGGAATTAAAGCAGGAAATCTTATCTATTGATGGCGTTACAGATATAATTCCAAGCAGGCAATCTCTCCATGCAACCGTTAAGACCAACATTAATCAAACCTCTGGTATGTGTGATATGCTGAACGACCAGAATTATGCGGCAGTTGAAGCGGCTTTGACGGAGGGAACGATGCCAAAAGATTCCCACAGCATTGTACTTGAATATACTATACTAAATCACTATGAAGATATGGGGGTTGGTTCGACAGTTGACTTTTATTTTGGAGATGGACAACCGCCTGTTTCTGTTACCATATCGGGAGTGTATAATTCAAGCAAGGTATATACAGGACATGGAAAAATGCACCTCGATGGAGCGATCCTTTTTGCACCAGAAGCATTGTTCCACGAACTGTGCCCAGAAATCACTTCTTTTGATTTTTCATGGAGCATTGTGAATGACCCGAAAAAAACGGACTATGTGGGGGCTGAATTGAAAAATATTGTAGTCGCTCATACTGATATTGCATTAGATGATATTGATACTATAATTGAGTATGAAAAAATGATAAACTCTTTTGCGTTTGGCAGTATGGAGATACTTTCATGGCTGGTATTCCTCTTTGGCGTTATCAACCTTATCAATACGACACTCTCTAATCAGATGGCCCGAAAGCAGGAAAACAGTATTCTGCGTTCCATTGGTCTGACCCAAAGGCAGCTATACAAAATGAACATCTGCGAGGGGCTGTGCTATGCGCTCTTTGCAACATTGGCGACACTGATCGTTGGGCTTCCGGCTTCCATCTTTGCTTGCAGAAAAATGAGTGTAGGTTCTTTTGCCGGAAATGTAGTGCCTTACAAATTCCCGGTTTTGGAAATGGGACTGTTCATTCTGGTATTGTTCGGAATGGAGCTGATCTTGTCTGTATGGACAATCCGCAGACAGAAAAAACAATCTCTGATTGAACAAATGCGGGCGATGGAATAACCGTATGGGATTGGCGGGGCGGCGTGTGCTGCCCCGCTTTTTCCGCCATTTCTCAAAAAATTTTTGAAATGTCCGAGCGTTGTAACAATTCAGCCTGTTTTTTTGTCGAAATCAAAGGTACCTCGGACATTTGTGTAACATTTGTAGTTTATGCTTGTGGTAAATCAATATTGGGGGTGAGGACACATGAAAAAGATACTGCTGATCGACGACAGCGACACCTATACATGGTGTCTGCAAAAATACTTACAGCACCGGGGCTACCCGGTGAAAACGGCTTGTACGCTGAAAGAAGCGCGAGCTGCCATTCAAGAGGAAATGCCGCTGGTGGTCTGCTGTGATCTCGACCTGCCGGATGGTTCCGGCATGGACTTTCTGGACGAGGTGCGGATCACAGATAAGAAGCTGCCTTTTATTCTGGTGTCCTGCCATGACAAAGACGACTACGAACAGGAGGCCATGCGCCGGGGCGCGACGCTGTGCATGGACAAAATGAAAGGTCCGCTGCTGCAAGATAAGCTGGTGGAATACGCCTACCGGCAGTTGTCCGGCGAAAAGGCCCCGACTTTTCACAAGCTGCTCTTTGTCCATGCGGAAGATACCAGTGCCGGAGTGCTGCGGGCGGCTATGCTGCAAAAGGGCTTTGACCTGATTCTGGTTTCCTCGATTGGGGAGGCCAAGCGCCGGATTTTTGAGGATAAGGAAATTGAACTGGTCCTGTGCGATCTGGAACTGCCGGACGGCACAGCAATGGAGCTGTTTCATACGCTGCGGCGGGTGGCGGGGATGTTCCAAATGAAGAATCCCCCTGTCCGGCTTCTGCCGTTCTTTATCCTCACCGAGAGCAACGACCTTGCCACGGAATATGAATACCGGCATGAGGGCGTGAACGACTATATCACCGCCCCGGTGAATATCCCGGAGCTGATCCGGCGGGTTCTGTTCTTTGTGGAATGAAATCATTATACATATAAAAATATGTCTTTATGTCTTTGTAGTGGACAGGATAGACGCTTTTTTATGAGAAATTGGTCAGGACAGTAAATTTATTGTCCCGACCAATTTTTGCTATTATGAACTTTTCTTAAACTATATTGCTTTTTGAAACTCTGTGTGTTATACTGTTATACACAACAGCATAACAGTTAAAACACACGGAGGATGCAGCAATGAAACTGATTATTTCAAATGTATCTGGCGTCCCCATATACGAGCAGATTAAGCAGCAGATCAAGGCGGCTATTTTATCCGGCGAGCTTCAAGCCGAAGAAACTTTGCCCTCCCTTAGAACACTTGCCAAAGATTTAAAGATCAGCGTCTTAACAGTGACAAAGGCATACACAGAATTAGAGCAAGAGGGTTTTGTTAAAAATGTGCAGGGGCGCGGATGTTTCGTAATGGGTTCTGGTTCAGAACTGATTAAGGAGCAGCTCATTTGCAAAGTAGAAAACAATCTCACCGAAGCAATAAAAGCTGCAAGAATGGCAAATCTATCCACAGAGGAATTACATCGCCTTTTGGACATTTTAACGGAGGTAAAAACAGATGACTAATTATTTAGAGGTAACGAACCTTTCAAAATCTTTTGATTTTTTCCAGCTTCACAATATCAGCTTTACTTTGCCAAAGGGATATATTATGGGCTTGATCGGCCCGAATGGTTCAGGCAAAACCACGACAATCAAACTGATTTTGAATATGCTCAAGCGCACCGGCGGCACAGTCAAAGTGATGGGGCTGGATAATATCGCAGAAGAACAAAAAGTAAAATCAGAGCTTGGCGTTGTTTTCGATACAAATTATTTCAGTGATGATTGGAAAGTGTCGCAGGTTGAAAAATCCATTTCGGTATTTTATCCAAATTGGGACAGCCAGAAATTTGCGGATATGTTACGGAAATTTCACATTGTACCAACCAAAAAGGTAAAAGAACTTTCCAAAGGTATGCAGATGAAGTTAATGCTTGCCTGTGCGTTTTCATACGATGCCAAACTGCTGATCCTCGACGAGCCGACCAGCGGACTTGATCCGGTTTCCAGAGACGAACTTTTGAAAATTCTTTCAGAGTATATTGAAGATGGCGAGCATAGCGTTTTGTTCTCCACCCATATCACAGGCGATTTGGAGCGTGCGGCTGATTATATTACCTACATCAGTTATGGCGAGTTATTCTATACTGGCAGCAAAGATGATTTTGTGGATATGTTCCGCATTGTAAAAGGTGGAATTGAGGAACTGTCCGATGATCTGAAAAATAAGGCGGCTGGTATTCGTACATTCCCTACGGGATTTGAGGCACTGATGAAAACCGAAGATATTAACGGTTTCTCCAACCTGACTATTGAGCCTGCCACCATTGATGAAATTGTAGTGTTTACAAGCAAGAAAGGTGACGATTATGAGTAATATTTTGAAATCCACAAAATTAGATATTGCATTGGTAAAACCATATTTTAAGACAATTTGCTTTACCCTGCTTCTGCCGATTGTGTTTGCCGCAATCAATCGTTCTTTACTGACAGGGGTATCATTTGCCATGTGCTTTATTGCCATGACGACAGGATATACCTTTTCCATCACAGAGAAAAACAGCATGGATCGGCTGTTTGGTATTTTACCTGTTCGTAAAAGCGAGCTTGTGATCGGACGCTATGTTTTCGTCCTTGCCATGGGACTTCTTTCCCTGATTATTTCTTTGATTGCACAGCCGCTTGTCTTGAAAGTGCTGGGTGAAACAGTTGGCGTATTTGACATTGTGACTGCCGCTATTGCAGGAGTATTCTTATTTGCACTCTATACCGTGTTCCAGATTCCAGGATATTACAAGTACGGCTCAATCAAAGGACGGGTATTTATGTATATTCCAGTGGCCGGTTTTTTGGTGACTTTACTTCTTCTCTCGAAAATGCCAGCTATCGGGAACTCAATTATTTCAAGCGTTGAATCTTCTCCGATACTTCCTGTTTTGATTGTGTTTTTTTCTATTGTCGCGATGTATGCGGTTTCTATCATCTTGTCCATTCGGATTATGAAGAAGAAAGAAATGTGAGGTGATTGTATGGATTTCACAATTTTGGCAGTTGTGCTTTTGATTGGTGTTGGCGTTCCTATCCGTAATAAACTCATACGGAAATATCGGGATAAGAAGCAAGATGAAAAGAAAAATATGCCAGAGTAATTTATAAATAGCAGCACCGGAGAGTGGAGTTAGTATTTCCTTTCCGGTGCTGATTTTACATTTAGGACAATTCTGAAACATTTTTTATACTGGAGGTAGCAAGTCGTTATATCATAAAGCTTGGAGTTCTGTTATGTTTTGGATCGTTATTGACTTCTATTACGGTTAGTGATATATTTATTACAGTAACCGTAATAAGGAGGCAGGTGTTATGCGGGACAATGCGAAAGGTGGTGCGCTCACAGAGGTGACATTCTTTATTTTGCTCTCCCTTTATACCCCGAAACATGGATATGCTGTCATGCAATTTATTGAAGATAGTACAAAAGGGCGGCTCACGCTGGGGGCAGGTACTTTATATGGTGCGTTGAACTCGTTGCAGGAAAAAGGCTGGATTGCGCCTTTTGGAGATAGTGCGGGACGGAAAAAAGAATATCTCATTACAACACAAGGAAAAGAAATTGCAGAAAAGGAACTGATAAGGCTCAATGAACTTGTAGGAGTGGCCAATGGAATTATTGGAGGTGCAGTATGAGCAAAAAGTGTTATCGTTTCTTTGGCGGTTTGTTGACTGCCCAGGAACATTGGCTGAATAAAATGTCTGAAAAGGGCTATCGTCTGATTCGGGCGGAAAAAATGTTGTATGAATTTGAGGCGTGTAAACCGGATCAGGTAAAATACTGCGTGGAGTTTATCGCGCAAAAATCGAAAGCCAACGCGTCCGATTATCATGAGTTTTTAGAGGGGATGGGTTACAAAGTATTTTATAAAAACATCAACTTGAACTACTCTGTTGGTAAAGTACGCCTACGGCCATGGGCTGAAAAAGGCGGACGCATAGCAACAAATGCCACCACCTTTAATCGGGAACTGTTGATCGTAGAAAAAGATAATGACGGTAAGCCGTTTGAACTTCATACTTCTTATGAGGACAAGGAAAACTATTACAGAAATCTGCGTAATCCGTGGTTGCTGATACTGCTCATGTTTGCAATATTTGCGGTTGTAAATCGCTCGGTAGTTTTTGGTGTGCTTGCCCTGGTTTCTCTGATTCCTGTTCTCGTATATCAAACCCAGGTGATGCAGAACAAACGCGAAGGTAAGACAAAAGAATGGTGAGGTATTTATATCATGAATGAACGAGAAAAAACGATCCGATTATGGTTTGATATGTGGCTCAATCAGCAGGATATGGGCATTGATGATATTTTTACAGAAGATGTGATCTATACAGAAAGCTGGAGTCCCCAGTATAACAACCGAAAAACAGTAAAGCATTGGTTTCAGGAATGGAATACCCGTGGCAAGGTAGTTATTTGGGAAATCAAGCAATTTTTTCATAAGGGAGATCAAACGATTGTAGAGTGGTATTTCAAAAATGAAATGAACAATGGAAGTATAGAGGAATTTGACGGCATTTCTTTGGTTGAATGGACAGAGGACAATAAAATAAAGGCATTAAAAGAATTTGGGTGTAATCGCAATACCTATAATCCATACCAGGAAGGCGATACCCCTCAATTCAAAGCAGAAAAAGCGAATTGGTTTTGAATTGAGTGCTTATGGAGGTAAAAACATGATGTATCGGACAGAATTAGTAGAAGGAATTACCGTGGAAAATGTAATAGAGAAAATCAATGCAAAAATAGAAGAAATGGAAAAGGAAAGCTATCGACTTGTTACGATGTCTTTTTGGGGAACCGAAAGAGCTGTACTGGTTTTCAAAAAAGGGTTAAAGGGTAGTTTGCTTTAACATATATACTTGACTTATTCGAATGTCAATGGGAGAATGAGCAACTGCATATCGTATTTTTTTTACGGAGGCTGATATGAAAGAAAAAATATTGATAATAGAAGATGATCCGTTGATACGGAATGAATTGAAAACGCTGCTGCAAAGCAACGGCTATAAAACGGTGGCTCCGGAGGATTTTTCCGATGTGATCGATCAGATCAAAGCTGAGCAGCCACACTTGATTATACTGGACATCAAGCTACCGGGGACCAGTGGCTTTTCTCTCTGCACCGAGATTCGCACATTTTCCGAAGTGCCAATCATCTTTGTGACAAGCTGCAACACGGATATGGACGAGCTGAATAGCATTATGCTGGGCGGAGACGCTTTTATCACGAAGCCCTATAACACAGCGATCCTGCTTGCGAAAATCGCTTCTCTGCTGAAAAAAGCCTATCCCACACAGCAACGGGAACAGATGGTCTATGGAGATGCGGTGCTGCGTCTGGAATCCAGCAGTCTGGACTATCATGGACAGAGCGTAGAGCTTACCAAGAACGAATTGAAAATTCTCTATTACCTTTTCAAGAACGGAGGAAAAATCTGTTCTCGTGGAGATATGATTGAGTATTTGTGGGACAATCAGTTATATGTGGATGACAATGCTTTGAGCGTCAATATCAACCGCATCCGGGAAAAACTGGCGGGCATTGGTCTGACGGATTTTATCAAGACAAAGCACCGACAGGGGTACACGATATGAACAGCAGACGATATTGGAAAAACAGGCTGCCATTTCTGCTGACGAACCTTGTTTGTATGGCTGCACTCACTGTATTTCTGCTGGTGTGTGGCAATTCGGTTTCCGCAGTAGTATTGATCCTGATTGTATGGGCATTGATTTTGCTGGCTGGACTTGTCCTTGCTTACTGGAAACGGAAACGGCAGATGAAAAAACTTCTGGATATGGCGGAGCAGCTTTCCGAAAGATACCTCATTTCCGAAGTGATGGAGCTGCCGGAACAGGCCGAGGATCAGGTTTACTATCAGCTTTTGAAAATGGCCGGAAAATCCATGTTGGAGCAGATTGGAGAGATCGAGCGGGAACGCCTGGAGTACAAGGAATACATTGAACAATGGATTCACGAAATCAAAACGCCCATTACTGCCATGAAACTCCTATGTGAAAATCATCGGATGGACTGGACAAAAGAACTTCTGCTGGAGCTGGAAAAGACCAACCGCTTTACCGAACAGGCTCTTTATTACGCCCGCAGCGAACATACAGAGAAAGATTATTCTGTACGGGAAATGGCGCTGTCCCAAGTGGTGCATGGGGCGATTGCAGATAACAAATATCTGCTGCTCCAAAGTGGTATGCGCCTGGAAGTGGAGGAAATGCAGGACACGGTTTATTCAGATGAAAAGTGGGTGCGCTTTATTCTGAACCAACTGATTGCCAATGCGGTCAAGTATCGTACGGAACAGCCGGTTCTCCGCATTTCTACTCATAGACGGCAGGATCAGGTTGTTCTTGTCGTGGAGGACAATGGAATCGGGATTGCTGCGTCCGATCTGCCCCGTATTTTTGAAAAGGGATTTACCGGTCAGAATGGTCGTCTGATTCAGCAATCCACAGGAATTGGTCTGTATCTGTGCAAACGGCTCTGTGAAAAGCTGGGCATTGGCATTACGGCGGAGTCGTCGGAACATGGCACAGCTATTTCACTTTCTTTTCACATCAACTGTCTGATTCATGAAGTGCAGAGCTGAGAACTGTTCTGCACTTCTTACATTTTTGTTAGAACTTTGTAAGAAAACTTGATACAAACGAAGCCGCTCTTATTCTACAATAGAGATCAGAGGTGATAACAATGAAAGAAATTTTGAAACTGGATCATATCCAAAAATATTACGGAAATGGCGGGAATGTTACAAAAGCAATTCAGGACATCAGCTTTTCCGTTCGGGAGGGGGAATTTGTAGGGATCATGGGCGCATCCGGCTCCGGCAAGACCACCCTGCTCAACTGCATTTCTACCATTGATACCGTCAGTGCGGGACATATCTATCTGGATGGAACCGATGTGACGGAAATCAATGAAAAACAGATTGCCCGGTTTCGCCGGGAAAATCTTGGCTTTGTGTTCCAGGATTTTAACCTGCTAGACACGCTGACCATTTCGGAAAACATCGCCCTGGCGCTGACCATCAACAAGGTTCCAGCAGGCGAGATCGATGGGCGGGTGCGGGAAATGACCGGAAAGCTGAATATCACGGATATTCTGGACAAATACCCCTATCAGGTGTCCGGTGGTCAGAAGCAGCGGTGCGCCTGTGCCAGAGCCATTATCAACCAGCCTAAGCTGATTTTGGCGGACGAACCCACTGGCGCGTTAGATAGTCACTCGTCCCAGATGCTGCTTTCGACAATCCAGAGTATCAACGAAGATCTCGGAGCCACGATTCTGATGGTGACACACGACGCTTTCTCGGCAAGCTATGCCAATCGTATTCTCTTTTTGAGGGATGGGGCAATCTTTACAGAAATTTTCAAAGGCAGCGATTCACGCAGGACTTTCTTTGAAAAAATTCTGGATGTCCTCACCATGATGGGAGGGGGCGTGAGTGATGTACGCTAAATTGGCACTCCGTAATATCCGCAGAAGCCTGCGGGATTATATCATTTACTTTGTGACACTTACCTTGACT
This genomic window contains:
- a CDS encoding FtsX-like permease family protein, whose amino-acid sequence is MTWPFENDTSAITKKLANKSLKSEKRRNLMVVIAVALAAFLICFTGIVSTSLTQMQRNQVLDTYEAVWLGVEENDIETLKGVPEFERVGGYYMLGEELSEQGYHASYVYNDAEMMEIGRDQMKLLEGKLPQKSNEVVVSEYFLSTYGNNAKIGDTVTLDTESFHGDYVVTGIMDSVNEKEANTCAIIISKAALVGWAGFNPAGYRAYAHFKNSVQLDEELMTSYCREIAEEYQLSMPKMNSKYFAYASKSFDFLPIVGVIVIVLNGGYIVIQSIFRISINDKIQSYGQLRTIGATPKQIKRIVKREGRKLGSIGILIGTVLGVCGGFLLFPKGFNAVSYVAMVILTLISSWIMVSVSIRKPVKIAAGISPIEAVRFTPAQKNIRSRKKNIKLNPVSMGIANFKRDRKKTVAIVASLSLGGIILLVVSSIVLLRSPEALARRFFPDGDYKIYLDSKLPEQEVMAAGNPLNKELKQEILSIDGVTDIIPSRQSLHATVKTNINQTSGMCDMLNDQNYAAVEAALTEGTMPKDSHSIVLEYTILNHYEDMGVGSTVDFYFGDGQPPVSVTISGVYNSSKVYTGHGKMHLDGAILFAPEALFHELCPEITSFDFSWSIVNDPKKTDYVGAELKNIVVAHTDIALDDIDTIIEYEKMINSFAFGSMEILSWLVFLFGVINLINTTLSNQMARKQENSILRSIGLTQRQLYKMNICEGLCYALFATLATLIVGLPASIFACRKMSVGSFAGNVVPYKFPVLEMGLFILVLFGMELILSVWTIRRQKKQSLIEQMRAME
- a CDS encoding response regulator — encoded protein: MKKILLIDDSDTYTWCLQKYLQHRGYPVKTACTLKEARAAIQEEMPLVVCCDLDLPDGSGMDFLDEVRITDKKLPFILVSCHDKDDYEQEAMRRGATLCMDKMKGPLLQDKLVEYAYRQLSGEKAPTFHKLLFVHAEDTSAGVLRAAMLQKGFDLILVSSIGEAKRRIFEDKEIELVLCDLELPDGTAMELFHTLRRVAGMFQMKNPPVRLLPFFILTESNDLATEYEYRHEGVNDYITAPVNIPELIRRVLFFVE
- a CDS encoding GntR family transcriptional regulator codes for the protein MKLIISNVSGVPIYEQIKQQIKAAILSGELQAEETLPSLRTLAKDLKISVLTVTKAYTELEQEGFVKNVQGRGCFVMGSGSELIKEQLICKVENNLTEAIKAARMANLSTEELHRLLDILTEVKTDD
- a CDS encoding ABC transporter ATP-binding protein, whose protein sequence is MTNYLEVTNLSKSFDFFQLHNISFTLPKGYIMGLIGPNGSGKTTTIKLILNMLKRTGGTVKVMGLDNIAEEQKVKSELGVVFDTNYFSDDWKVSQVEKSISVFYPNWDSQKFADMLRKFHIVPTKKVKELSKGMQMKLMLACAFSYDAKLLILDEPTSGLDPVSRDELLKILSEYIEDGEHSVLFSTHITGDLERAADYITYISYGELFYTGSKDDFVDMFRIVKGGIEELSDDLKNKAAGIRTFPTGFEALMKTEDINGFSNLTIEPATIDEIVVFTSKKGDDYE
- a CDS encoding ABC-2 transporter permease, which codes for MSNILKSTKLDIALVKPYFKTICFTLLLPIVFAAINRSLLTGVSFAMCFIAMTTGYTFSITEKNSMDRLFGILPVRKSELVIGRYVFVLAMGLLSLIISLIAQPLVLKVLGETVGVFDIVTAAIAGVFLFALYTVFQIPGYYKYGSIKGRVFMYIPVAGFLVTLLLLSKMPAIGNSIISSVESSPILPVLIVFFSIVAMYAVSIILSIRIMKKKEM
- a CDS encoding PadR family transcriptional regulator, which gives rise to MRDNAKGGALTEVTFFILLSLYTPKHGYAVMQFIEDSTKGRLTLGAGTLYGALNSLQEKGWIAPFGDSAGRKKEYLITTQGKEIAEKELIRLNELVGVANGIIGGAV
- a CDS encoding DUF2812 domain-containing protein, which encodes MSKKCYRFFGGLLTAQEHWLNKMSEKGYRLIRAEKMLYEFEACKPDQVKYCVEFIAQKSKANASDYHEFLEGMGYKVFYKNINLNYSVGKVRLRPWAEKGGRIATNATTFNRELLIVEKDNDGKPFELHTSYEDKENYYRNLRNPWLLILLMFAIFAVVNRSVVFGVLALVSLIPVLVYQTQVMQNKREGKTKEW
- a CDS encoding nuclear transport factor 2 family protein encodes the protein MNEREKTIRLWFDMWLNQQDMGIDDIFTEDVIYTESWSPQYNNRKTVKHWFQEWNTRGKVVIWEIKQFFHKGDQTIVEWYFKNEMNNGSIEEFDGISLVEWTEDNKIKALKEFGCNRNTYNPYQEGDTPQFKAEKANWF
- a CDS encoding response regulator transcription factor: MKEKILIIEDDPLIRNELKTLLQSNGYKTVAPEDFSDVIDQIKAEQPHLIILDIKLPGTSGFSLCTEIRTFSEVPIIFVTSCNTDMDELNSIMLGGDAFITKPYNTAILLAKIASLLKKAYPTQQREQMVYGDAVLRLESSSLDYHGQSVELTKNELKILYYLFKNGGKICSRGDMIEYLWDNQLYVDDNALSVNINRIREKLAGIGLTDFIKTKHRQGYTI
- a CDS encoding sensor histidine kinase codes for the protein MNSRRYWKNRLPFLLTNLVCMAALTVFLLVCGNSVSAVVLILIVWALILLAGLVLAYWKRKRQMKKLLDMAEQLSERYLISEVMELPEQAEDQVYYQLLKMAGKSMLEQIGEIERERLEYKEYIEQWIHEIKTPITAMKLLCENHRMDWTKELLLELEKTNRFTEQALYYARSEHTEKDYSVREMALSQVVHGAIADNKYLLLQSGMRLEVEEMQDTVYSDEKWVRFILNQLIANAVKYRTEQPVLRISTHRRQDQVVLVVEDNGIGIAASDLPRIFEKGFTGQNGRLIQQSTGIGLYLCKRLCEKLGIGITAESSEHGTAISLSFHINCLIHEVQS
- a CDS encoding ABC transporter ATP-binding protein produces the protein MKEILKLDHIQKYYGNGGNVTKAIQDISFSVREGEFVGIMGASGSGKTTLLNCISTIDTVSAGHIYLDGTDVTEINEKQIARFRRENLGFVFQDFNLLDTLTISENIALALTINKVPAGEIDGRVREMTGKLNITDILDKYPYQVSGGQKQRCACARAIINQPKLILADEPTGALDSHSSQMLLSTIQSINEDLGATILMVTHDAFSASYANRILFLRDGAIFTEIFKGSDSRRTFFEKILDVLTMMGGGVSDVR